In Methanoregula formicica SMSP, the DNA window TACAGGGGATCAGTTCATCGCCGGCCAGCAGGTGAGTTGGATTGACCGGCATCTGCTTTGCCTTGAGGAGGTAGGTCTTGAGCCCCTCTTTCTTGAACTCAATGCGTTCGATGAGGCCGCTTTCCTCCAGTTTCTTGACAATCCGGGAACACTTCCGGCTGTCGACACCCAGTTCCTTCCAGAGCTCGCTCTGGAGAACTCCTTCGGGACGGGACTGGATCAGTTTCAGGCCATCCTCCACAGGGTCTCCGTGGTTCTCTTCCCCCCGGATTTCTTCAACCGGGGGCTCTTCCTTCTTGCTCTTCTTCCTGCTCATAATACCGGTGCAATGGTGAGGATATTATTCCCCCGGATAACAACCGTCCCGAGGCTCCGCCCGCGCTGGTTGTCGACATACTCAATGGTCTCGTCCATGTGGATGTTTAAGTATTCATCCACCGCAACGAGGCGTCCCTGCAGCTTCCGCCCCTCATCCTTGATCTCGACGGAAATTTTTGAATCTACCAGCGCAAACACTTTCTTTATCGGCAAAACAATTCCGTTAACCATCTGCCCTAATTTGGGATGGGAGACTATTAAGGCTTGTGCTTCTTGAGGGTCGTCAGACCCGAAAGAGGAGAAGAACGCATCGGCATTCTTCGAGTTCCTGAGGGTCGTCAGACCCGAAGGGGCACGGAATTATGGTTGGGAAAAGATCTGAAAAAAGTCTACTCCTTCTGTTGTAATCCCAAACGCATCATGTGTTCCTTGTCACCAGATCGGAATGTGTAGTATTGCATTCACAAAACAAAAATCGGGTGACAGAAAAAAAAGAATTGCAGGTTATTTCCTTGCCTTCCGGACAAGCGACGCCGACCCATACGCGCCAAACGCCCGGAAGAAGACGAGGCTCTCGGCATAAGCCATGGACTGGATGGCATGCTCGGTCTTTTCGTCAAGGGAGTAGAGGTCCTTGAAGAACTCCTTGATCGCCATCTTGCAGTTGCCGTCAAAGATCTGGCGGTCGGATTTGCCTGCGTTGAGCGGGCGGTACTTCTCCAGCGTCCAGTCCTGGATGCTCTTGTAGAGCGCCGGTTCGTAGACCTTCAGGGTGCTGAAGACAACGTCCTGCCAGAACGTGCCGACATTCCCCTTGATGATGTCCCCCTTGGGGAAGTGGAGGTTGATGAGGTCGCGGGGCGTTCCGGTGATCCCGTGCTGGGCAATGCCGACCGTGAGCTTGTTGT includes these proteins:
- a CDS encoding helix-turn-helix transcriptional regulator, with product MSRKKSKKEEPPVEEIRGEENHGDPVEDGLKLIQSRPEGVLQSELWKELGVDSRKCSRIVKKLEESGLIERIEFKKEGLKTYLLKAKQMPVNPTHLLAGDELIPCIGCDLECVVEECHPLMDWMYQLAIVSHSED
- a CDS encoding LSM domain-containing protein, whose translation is MVNGIVLPIKKVFALVDSKISVEIKDEGRKLQGRLVAVDEYLNIHMDETIEYVDNQRGRSLGTVVIRGNNILTIAPVL